Proteins found in one Pseudomonas mosselii genomic segment:
- the gltB gene encoding glutamate synthase large subunit, producing the protein MKTGLYHPEEFKDNCGFGLIAHMTGQPSHHLLQTAMQALTCMTHRGGINADGKTGDGCGLLMQKPDQFLRAVAQEHFAVELPRQYAVGMVFFNQDPVKAQAARANMDREIVNAGLKLVGWRKVPIDTSVLGRLALERLPQIEQVFIGGEGLSDQEFAIKLFSARRRSSVANAHDADHYICSFSHKTIIYKGLMMPRDLAAFYPDLGDERLQTAICVFHQRFSTNTLPKWPLAQPFRFLAHNGEINTITGNRNWAMARRTKFANDLIPDLEELGPLVNRVGSDSSSMDNMLELMVTGGIDLFRGVRMLVPPAWQNVETMDADLRAFYEYNSMHMEPWDGPAGIVMTEGRHAVCLLDRNGLRPARWVTTTNGYITIASEIGVWGYQPEEVLAKGRVGPGQILAVDTETGQILDTDAIDNRLKSRHPYKRWLRQHATRIQATLTDDQGVASYDADQLKQYMKMFQVTFEERDQVLRPLGEQGQEAVGSMGDDTPMAVLSQRVRSPYDFFRQQFAQVTNPPIDPLREAIVMSLEICLGAERNIFQESPEHASRVILSSPVISPAKWRSLMNLEREGFDRQLIDLNYEESVGLEAAIRNIADQAEEAVRGDKTQLVLSDRYIAPGKLPVHASLAVGAVHHRLTEQGLRCDSNILVETATARDPHHFAVLLGFGASAVYPYLAYEVLADLIRTGEVLGDLDEVFKYYRKGISKGLLKILSKMGISTIASYRGAQLFEAVGLAEEVVGLSFKGVSSRIKGARFVDLESDQKLLAAEAWSARKPIQQGGLLKFVHGGEYHAYNPDVVNTLQAAVQQGDYAKFKEYTTLVDQRPVSMIRDLLKVKVAEQPLALDQVEPLEDILKRFDSAGISLGALSPEAHEALAEAMNRLGARSNSGEGGEDPARYGTIKSSKIKQVATGRFGVTPEYLVNAEVLQIKVAQGAKPGEGGQLPGGKVNGLIARLRYAVPGVTLISPPPHHDIYSIEDLAQLIYDLKQVNPQALVSVKLVAEAGVGTIAAGVAKAYADLITISGYDGGTGASPLTSIKYAGAPWELGLAETHQTLRGNDLRGKVRVQTDGGLKTGLDVIKAAILGAESFGFGTAPMIALGCKYLRICHLNNCATGVATQNDKLRKDHYIGTVDMVINFFTFVAEETREWLAKLGVRSLGELIGRTDLLDVLPGDTERQHHLDLSPLLGSSHIPADKPQFCEVDKNPPFDKGELAEKMVAMALPAIRDQAGGEFSLDICNCDRSIGARISGEIARLHGNQGMAAAPITFRFKGTAGQSFGVWNAGGLNLHLEGDANDYVGKGMTGGKLTIVPPAGSPFETQHSAIVGNTCLYGATGGKLFAAGTAGERFAVRNSGAHAVVEGTGDHCCEYMTGGFVCVLGKTGYNFGSGMTGGFAYVLDMDNSFVDKLNHELVEIQRISGEAMEAYRSHLARVLGEYVEETGSEWGRELSENLDDYVRRFWLVKPKAANLKQLLSSTRANPQ; encoded by the coding sequence ATGAAAACAGGTCTGTACCATCCCGAAGAATTCAAGGACAACTGTGGTTTCGGCCTGATCGCCCATATGACGGGGCAGCCGAGTCACCACCTTCTGCAAACCGCCATGCAGGCGCTGACCTGCATGACCCACCGCGGCGGCATCAACGCCGACGGCAAGACCGGCGACGGTTGCGGTCTGCTCATGCAGAAGCCCGATCAATTCCTGCGTGCCGTGGCCCAGGAACACTTTGCCGTCGAGCTGCCCAGGCAGTACGCCGTCGGCATGGTGTTCTTCAACCAGGACCCGGTCAAAGCCCAGGCCGCCCGCGCCAACATGGACCGCGAGATCGTCAACGCCGGCCTCAAGCTGGTCGGCTGGCGCAAGGTGCCGATCGATACCAGCGTCCTCGGCCGCCTGGCTCTGGAGCGCCTGCCGCAGATCGAGCAGGTGTTCATCGGTGGCGAAGGTCTGAGCGACCAGGAGTTCGCCATCAAGCTGTTCAGTGCCCGTCGCCGTTCGTCCGTGGCCAATGCCCACGACGCCGACCACTACATCTGCAGCTTCTCGCACAAGACCATCATCTACAAAGGCCTGATGATGCCGCGCGATCTCGCGGCGTTCTATCCGGACCTGGGCGACGAGCGCCTGCAGACCGCGATCTGCGTGTTCCACCAGCGCTTCTCCACCAACACCCTGCCGAAGTGGCCGCTGGCCCAGCCCTTCCGCTTCCTCGCCCACAACGGCGAGATCAACACTATCACCGGCAACCGCAACTGGGCCATGGCCCGTCGCACCAAGTTCGCCAACGACCTGATCCCCGATCTCGAAGAGCTCGGCCCGCTGGTCAACCGCGTCGGCTCCGACTCCTCGAGCATGGACAACATGCTCGAGCTGATGGTCACCGGCGGTATCGACCTGTTCCGCGGCGTGCGCATGCTGGTGCCGCCGGCCTGGCAGAACGTCGAGACCATGGACGCCGACCTGCGCGCCTTCTACGAATACAACTCCATGCACATGGAGCCGTGGGATGGCCCGGCCGGCATCGTCATGACCGAGGGCCGCCACGCGGTGTGCCTGCTCGACCGCAACGGCCTGCGCCCGGCGCGCTGGGTGACCACCACCAACGGCTACATCACCATCGCCTCGGAAATCGGCGTATGGGGCTACCAGCCCGAGGAAGTCCTGGCCAAGGGCCGTGTCGGCCCTGGCCAGATCCTTGCCGTGGACACCGAGACCGGGCAGATCCTCGACACCGACGCCATCGACAACCGCCTGAAGTCGCGCCATCCGTACAAGCGCTGGCTGCGCCAGCACGCCACGCGCATCCAGGCGACGCTGACCGACGACCAGGGCGTGGCCAGCTACGACGCCGACCAGCTCAAGCAATACATGAAGATGTTCCAGGTCACCTTCGAGGAGCGTGACCAGGTGCTGCGTCCGCTCGGCGAGCAAGGCCAGGAAGCGGTCGGCTCGATGGGCGACGACACGCCGATGGCCGTGCTGTCGCAGCGCGTGCGCTCGCCGTACGACTTCTTCCGCCAGCAGTTCGCCCAGGTGACCAATCCGCCGATCGACCCGCTGCGCGAGGCGATCGTGATGTCCCTGGAAATCTGCCTGGGCGCCGAGCGCAACATTTTCCAGGAGTCCCCCGAGCACGCCTCGCGGGTGATCCTCAGCTCACCGGTCATCTCGCCCGCCAAATGGCGTTCTCTGATGAACCTGGAGCGTGAAGGCTTCGACCGCCAGCTGATCGACCTCAACTATGAAGAGAGCGTCGGCCTCGAAGCGGCCATCCGCAACATCGCCGACCAGGCCGAGGAGGCCGTGCGTGGCGACAAGACCCAGCTGGTGCTGAGCGACCGCTACATCGCCCCGGGCAAGCTGCCGGTGCACGCCTCGCTGGCCGTTGGCGCGGTGCACCACCGCTTGACCGAACAGGGCCTGCGCTGCGACAGCAACATCCTGGTCGAGACCGCTACCGCCCGTGACCCGCATCACTTTGCCGTGCTGCTGGGCTTCGGCGCCTCGGCCGTCTACCCGTACCTGGCCTACGAAGTGCTGGCCGACCTGATCCGCACCGGCGAGGTGCTGGGCGACCTGGACGAAGTCTTCAAGTACTACCGCAAGGGCATTTCCAAGGGCCTGCTGAAGATCCTGTCGAAGATGGGTATCTCCACCATCGCCTCGTACCGTGGCGCCCAGCTGTTCGAAGCCGTGGGCCTGGCCGAGGAAGTGGTCGGCCTGAGCTTCAAGGGCGTGTCGAGCCGCATCAAGGGCGCACGTTTCGTCGACCTCGAGAGCGACCAGAAGCTGCTGGCCGCCGAGGCCTGGAGCGCGCGCAAGCCGATCCAGCAGGGTGGTCTGCTCAAGTTCGTCCACGGCGGTGAATACCACGCCTACAACCCGGATGTGGTCAACACCCTGCAGGCCGCCGTGCAGCAGGGCGACTATGCCAAGTTCAAGGAGTACACCACGCTGGTCGACCAGCGTCCGGTGTCGATGATCCGCGACCTGCTCAAGGTCAAGGTCGCCGAGCAGCCGCTGGCGCTGGACCAGGTCGAGCCGCTGGAGGACATCCTCAAGCGTTTCGACTCCGCCGGCATCTCCCTGGGCGCGCTGTCGCCGGAGGCCCACGAGGCCTTGGCCGAGGCGATGAACCGCCTGGGCGCGCGCTCCAATTCCGGCGAGGGCGGTGAAGACCCGGCCCGCTACGGCACCATCAAGAGCTCGAAGATCAAGCAGGTGGCCACCGGCCGCTTCGGCGTGACCCCTGAGTACCTGGTCAATGCCGAGGTGCTGCAGATCAAGGTGGCCCAGGGCGCCAAGCCCGGCGAGGGCGGCCAGCTGCCGGGCGGCAAGGTCAACGGCCTGATCGCCCGGCTGCGCTACGCGGTGCCGGGCGTGACCCTGATCTCGCCGCCGCCGCACCACGATATCTACTCGATCGAAGACCTGGCCCAGCTGATCTACGACCTCAAGCAGGTCAATCCGCAGGCGCTGGTGTCGGTCAAGTTGGTGGCAGAGGCCGGCGTCGGCACCATCGCCGCGGGCGTGGCCAAGGCCTATGCCGACCTGATCACCATCTCCGGCTACGACGGTGGCACCGGCGCCTCGCCGCTGACCTCGATCAAGTACGCTGGCGCGCCATGGGAACTGGGCCTGGCCGAAACCCACCAGACCCTGCGCGGCAACGACCTGCGCGGCAAGGTGCGGGTGCAGACCGACGGCGGCCTGAAAACCGGCCTGGACGTGATCAAGGCCGCCATCCTCGGCGCCGAGAGCTTCGGCTTCGGCACCGCGCCGATGATCGCCCTGGGCTGCAAGTACCTGCGCATCTGCCACCTGAACAACTGCGCCACCGGCGTGGCCACGCAGAACGACAAGCTGCGCAAGGATCACTACATCGGCACCGTCGACATGGTGATCAACTTCTTCACCTTCGTCGCCGAAGAGACCCGCGAGTGGCTGGCCAAGCTGGGCGTGCGCAGCTTGGGTGAGCTGATCGGCCGCACCGACCTGCTCGACGTGCTGCCGGGCGACACCGAGCGCCAGCATCACCTCGACCTGTCGCCGCTGCTGGGCAGCTCGCACATTCCGGCCGACAAGCCGCAGTTCTGCGAAGTCGACAAGAACCCGCCGTTCGACAAGGGCGAGTTGGCCGAGAAGATGGTCGCCATGGCCCTGCCGGCGATCCGCGACCAGGCCGGTGGCGAGTTCAGCCTCGACATCTGCAACTGCGACCGCTCCATCGGTGCGCGCATCTCCGGCGAGATCGCCAGGCTGCACGGCAACCAGGGCATGGCCGCGGCGCCGATCACCTTCCGCTTCAAGGGCACCGCTGGCCAGAGCTTCGGCGTTTGGAACGCCGGTGGCCTGAACCTGCACCTGGAAGGCGACGCCAACGACTACGTCGGCAAGGGCATGACCGGTGGCAAACTGACCATCGTGCCGCCAGCCGGCAGCCCGTTCGAAACCCAGCACAGCGCCATCGTCGGCAACACCTGCCTGTACGGTGCCACCGGCGGCAAGCTGTTCGCCGCCGGCACCGCGGGCGAGCGCTTCGCTGTGCGTAACTCCGGCGCCCACGCTGTGGTCGAGGGCACCGGCGATCACTGCTGTGAATACATGACCGGCGGCTTTGTCTGCGTCCTGGGCAAGACCGGTTACAACTTCGGTTCTGGCATGACGGGCGGCTTCGCCTATGTGCTCGACATGGACAATAGCTTCGTCGACAAACTCAACCACGAGCTGGTGGAAATCCAGCGTATCAGTGGTGAGGCGATGGAGGCTTACCGCAGCCACCTGGCACGGGTCCTGGGCGAGTACGTGGAAGAAACCGGCAGCGAGTGGGGGCGTGAGCTCTCCGAGAACCTGGACGACTACGTGCGGCGCTTCTGGCTGGTCAAGCCGAAGGCGGCCAACCTCAAGCAACTGCTGTCCAGCACCCGTGCCAACCCGCAGTAA
- a CDS encoding AAA family ATPase → MTSLHADEAFLDHYQLSHDPFAPRVPGFKFFPAQRKPVLGQLHHLARYSQLMLVVSGPVGSGKTLLRQALVASTNKQSVQSVVVSARGASDAASVLGQVAQSLNVAQPEVQAILSQVVQLALTGQEVYLLVDDAEQLDESALQALLELAAGVAEGRPHVFLFGEPSLIAGLEELNADGERFHVIELAPYSEEETREYLEQRLEGAGRGIEVFSAEQIVDIHENSDGWPGNINQVARDTLIEAMIASRTTVKRPSMGFKMPKKHVLALSAVVVVAVGAAVLMPKKGDKAPTEAPAAQAQLPLGQGSNGAPAIEFSGSSQPMPLPLVGQSQPVMREPLAQAAGMGEGEEGGPAGDTALQPAAPSAAVPPTVTTIAPPQGATASPAPAPAQPVTTAPVQSVAPAPKPVATQPVKPVAPAKPAPAPTQVASAKPASKPAEKTATGGAGNSSWYAGQKPGNYVVQIFGTSSEASAQSFVKAQGGDYRYFKKNLQGKPLFVVTYGNFASRDAAAAAIKNLPAKVQAGKPWPRTVGSVQQELATAR, encoded by the coding sequence ATGACCAGTCTGCATGCCGATGAGGCGTTCCTCGACCATTACCAGTTGAGCCACGATCCGTTCGCACCGCGGGTGCCCGGCTTCAAGTTCTTCCCCGCCCAGCGCAAGCCGGTGCTGGGCCAGTTGCATCACCTGGCGCGCTACAGCCAGCTGATGCTGGTGGTCAGCGGCCCGGTGGGCAGCGGCAAGACCCTGCTGCGCCAGGCCCTGGTGGCCAGTACCAACAAGCAGTCGGTGCAGAGCGTGGTGGTGTCCGCCCGTGGCGCCAGTGACGCTGCCAGCGTGCTGGGCCAGGTGGCGCAGTCGCTGAACGTGGCGCAGCCGGAGGTGCAGGCGATCCTGTCGCAGGTGGTTCAGCTGGCGCTGACCGGCCAGGAAGTCTATCTGCTGGTGGACGATGCGGAACAACTCGACGAGTCGGCACTCCAAGCGTTGCTGGAGTTGGCGGCAGGCGTGGCCGAAGGGCGCCCGCATGTGTTCCTGTTCGGCGAGCCTTCGCTGATTGCCGGGCTGGAAGAGCTCAATGCCGATGGCGAGCGCTTCCATGTCATCGAGCTGGCCCCGTACAGCGAGGAAGAGACTCGCGAGTACCTGGAACAGCGCCTGGAAGGCGCCGGCCGGGGCATCGAGGTGTTCAGCGCCGAGCAGATCGTCGACATCCACGAAAACTCCGACGGTTGGCCTGGGAACATCAACCAGGTCGCCCGCGATACCTTGATCGAAGCCATGATCGCCAGCCGTACCACGGTCAAGCGACCATCCATGGGGTTCAAAATGCCTAAGAAACACGTGCTCGCGTTGTCCGCTGTGGTCGTGGTCGCCGTTGGCGCGGCGGTCCTGATGCCCAAGAAGGGCGACAAGGCCCCGACCGAGGCGCCGGCCGCCCAGGCTCAATTGCCACTGGGGCAGGGCAGCAACGGCGCGCCCGCCATCGAGTTCTCCGGTTCCTCGCAACCGATGCCGCTGCCGCTGGTCGGCCAGTCGCAGCCGGTGATGCGCGAGCCCCTGGCCCAGGCCGCCGGCATGGGCGAGGGCGAAGAGGGTGGGCCTGCGGGTGATACCGCTTTGCAGCCTGCCGCGCCGTCGGCCGCCGTGCCGCCGACCGTGACCACCATCGCGCCGCCGCAAGGTGCCACCGCCAGCCCGGCACCAGCTCCTGCCCAACCGGTAACCACCGCTCCGGTACAGTCGGTTGCGCCTGCGCCGAAGCCTGTCGCAACCCAGCCAGTAAAACCGGTTGCACCTGCCAAGCCCGCCCCGGCCCCAACCCAGGTCGCCAGCGCCAAGCCCGCCAGCAAGCCTGCCGAGAAAACCGCCACGGGCGGCGCCGGCAACAGCAGCTGGTATGCCGGCCAGAAACCGGGCAATTACGTAGTGCAGATCTTCGGCACCAGCTCCGAGGCGTCGGCCCAGTCGTTCGTCAAGGCGCAGGGTGGCGACTATCGCTACTTCAAGAAAAACCTGCAGGGCAAGCCGCTGTTTGTCGTCACCTACGGCAACTTCGCCAGCCGCGACGCCGCTGCTGCGGCAATCAAGAACTTGCCAGCCAAGGTCCAGGCTGGTAAACCTTGGCCACGTACCGTCGGCAGCGTCCAACAAGAGCTGGCCACGGCCCGCTGA
- the aroB gene encoding 3-dehydroquinate synthase translates to MQTLKVDLGERSYPIYIGEGLLDQPELLAPHIAGRQVAIVSNETVAPLYLERLSKTLGAYSVLPVVLPDGEAHKNWETLQLIFDALLTARHDRRTTVVALGGGVIGDMAGFAAACYQRGVDFIQVPTTLLSQVDSSVGGKTGINHPLGKNMVGAFYQPNAVLIDTTSLKTLPERELSAGLAEVIKYGLICDKPFLAWLEDNMQALRALDSAALTEAIRRSCAAKAAVVGADERESGVRATLNLGHTFGHAIETHMGYGVWLHGEAVAAGTVMALEMSMRLGWIDQPARDRGIRLLQDAGLPVVPPQEMTPAHFMEHMAVDKKVLDGRLRLVLLRQLGEAVVTDDYSTEILQATLAADYRAIVAQL, encoded by the coding sequence ATGCAGACACTAAAGGTCGACCTGGGCGAACGTAGCTACCCGATCTACATTGGCGAAGGCCTGCTGGACCAGCCCGAGCTGCTGGCGCCGCACATTGCCGGGCGGCAGGTTGCCATCGTCTCCAACGAGACCGTCGCGCCCCTGTACCTCGAACGCCTCAGCAAGACCCTGGGCGCGTATTCGGTGCTGCCCGTGGTGTTGCCTGACGGCGAGGCCCACAAGAACTGGGAAACCCTGCAGCTGATCTTCGACGCCCTGCTCACCGCCCGCCATGACCGTCGCACCACCGTGGTTGCCCTCGGTGGCGGCGTGATCGGCGACATGGCCGGCTTTGCCGCGGCCTGCTACCAGCGCGGCGTCGACTTCATCCAGGTGCCGACCACGCTGCTGTCCCAGGTGGACTCTTCGGTGGGCGGCAAGACCGGCATCAACCACCCGTTGGGCAAGAACATGGTCGGCGCTTTCTATCAGCCCAACGCGGTGCTGATCGACACCACTAGCCTGAAGACCCTGCCCGAGCGCGAGCTCTCCGCAGGCCTGGCCGAAGTCATCAAGTACGGCCTGATCTGCGACAAGCCGTTCCTCGCCTGGCTTGAAGACAATATGCAGGCGTTGCGCGCCCTGGACTCCGCCGCCCTGACCGAAGCCATCCGCCGCTCCTGCGCGGCCAAGGCCGCCGTGGTCGGTGCCGACGAGCGCGAATCGGGCGTGCGTGCCACGCTCAACCTTGGCCACACCTTCGGCCATGCCATCGAAACACACATGGGCTATGGCGTCTGGCTGCACGGCGAAGCCGTGGCGGCGGGCACGGTGATGGCCCTGGAAATGTCCATGCGCCTGGGCTGGATCGACCAGCCGGCGCGCGATCGCGGAATTCGCCTGCTGCAGGACGCAGGATTGCCGGTGGTGCCACCACAGGAAATGACCCCGGCGCATTTCATGGAGCACATGGCGGTCGACAAGAAAGTGCTCGACGGGCGCCTGCGCCTGGTGCTGCTGCGCCAGCTGGGCGAGGCCGTCGTCACCGACGACTATTCGACAGAGATTCTTCAGGCCACCCTGGCGGCGGATTACCGCGCGATCGTGGCCCAGCTTTGA
- the aroK gene encoding shikimate kinase AroK — MRNLILVGPMGAGKSTIGRLLAKELRLLFKDSDKEIELRTGANIPWIFDKEGEPGFRDREQAMIAELSALDGVVLATGGGAVMRDANRAALRAGGRVVYLHASVEQQVGRTSRDRNRPLLRTANPEATLRALLEARDPLYREIADLVVETDERPPRMVVLDILERLQKLPPR, encoded by the coding sequence GTGCGAAATTTGATACTTGTGGGGCCCATGGGCGCTGGTAAAAGCACCATCGGGCGCCTGTTGGCCAAAGAGCTGCGCCTGCTGTTCAAGGATTCCGACAAGGAAATCGAACTGCGAACCGGCGCCAACATCCCGTGGATCTTCGACAAGGAAGGCGAGCCGGGCTTTCGTGACCGCGAGCAGGCGATGATCGCCGAACTCAGCGCGCTCGACGGCGTGGTCCTGGCCACCGGCGGAGGCGCGGTGATGCGCGACGCCAACCGTGCGGCGCTGCGCGCCGGCGGACGGGTGGTCTACCTGCACGCCTCGGTGGAGCAGCAGGTGGGACGTACCTCCCGTGACCGCAACCGACCGCTGTTGCGTACCGCCAACCCGGAGGCCACGTTGCGCGCCCTGCTGGAGGCGCGCGACCCGCTGTATCGCGAAATCGCCGACCTGGTGGTGGAAACCGACGAGCGGCCACCACGCATGGTGGTGCTCGACATCCTCGAGCGCCTGCAGAAGTTGCCGCCCCGCTGA
- a CDS encoding type IV pilus secretin PilQ: MLGLQATQAETFQGEPMSLNLQDVELRSVLQVMADHAGVNLVVGDSVQGRITLRLEDVPWEQALDLVLRSKGLGRRREGNVLLVAPVAELAGQVQGIEPLQRELIPVFHAKAGELAELLLASLADDGALAGRGSLSVDARTNTLVATQPAARLAELRRLVTQLDVPVRQVMIEARIVEANVDYEKALGVRWGGPLYGSDRRLGSDLFVDLGVERGGAALGVGLLRSDILLDLELSAMEKSGNGEIISQPKVVTADKETARILKGTEVPYQETTRSGATSVSFREASLSLEVTPQITPDGKVIMAVRVTKDEPDFINALNDVPPIRKNEVNAKVRVTDGQTIVIGGVYSTSQNKVVDKVPFFGDLPYVGRLFRRDALQEKKSELLVFLTPRIMSDQAIAVSR; encoded by the coding sequence ATGTTGGGGCTTCAGGCGACGCAGGCCGAGACGTTTCAGGGTGAGCCGATGTCGCTCAACCTCCAGGACGTCGAGCTGCGTTCGGTGCTTCAGGTCATGGCCGATCACGCGGGCGTCAACCTGGTGGTCGGCGACTCGGTGCAGGGACGGATTACCCTGCGCCTGGAAGACGTGCCCTGGGAGCAGGCGCTTGATCTGGTGCTGCGCAGCAAGGGCTTGGGCAGGCGCCGGGAGGGGAATGTGCTGCTGGTTGCTCCTGTGGCAGAGCTCGCTGGGCAGGTCCAGGGCATCGAGCCACTGCAGCGTGAATTGATCCCTGTCTTCCATGCCAAGGCCGGCGAGCTGGCGGAGCTGCTGCTGGCGAGCCTGGCGGACGACGGTGCCCTGGCCGGGCGTGGCAGCCTCAGTGTGGACGCTCGCACCAATACCCTGGTAGCCACCCAGCCTGCCGCGCGGCTCGCCGAACTGCGCAGGCTGGTCACTCAGCTGGATGTGCCGGTGCGCCAGGTCATGATCGAGGCACGGATCGTCGAGGCCAATGTCGATTACGAAAAGGCCCTGGGCGTGCGCTGGGGTGGACCGCTGTATGGCTCGGACCGCCGGCTGGGCAGCGACCTTTTCGTCGATCTTGGCGTCGAGCGGGGAGGTGCCGCGTTGGGAGTGGGGCTGCTGCGCAGCGATATCCTGCTCGATCTGGAGCTTAGCGCCATGGAAAAAAGCGGCAATGGCGAGATCATCTCCCAACCCAAGGTGGTCACGGCCGACAAGGAAACCGCGCGCATACTCAAGGGCACCGAAGTGCCCTACCAGGAAACCACCCGCAGTGGCGCCACTTCGGTCTCCTTCCGAGAGGCGTCCCTGTCGCTGGAGGTGACGCCGCAGATCACGCCGGACGGCAAGGTGATCATGGCGGTGCGGGTGACCAAGGACGAGCCGGACTTCATCAATGCCCTTAACGATGTGCCGCCGATCCGCAAGAACGAGGTCAACGCCAAGGTGCGGGTCACCGATGGGCAGACCATTGTGATTGGTGGCGTGTACTCGACGTCGCAGAACAAAGTGGTCGACAAGGTGCCATTTTTTGGCGATCTGCCGTATGTTGGGCGGCTGTTTCGACGCGATGCATTACAAGAGAAAAAATCCGAGCTGCTGGTCTTCCTGACTCCGCGTATCATGAGTGACCAGGCGATTGCTGTGAGTCGTTGA
- a CDS encoding pilus assembly protein PilP codes for MTRLWLLDWQALAGRSGVVRSVVCLSLALMVACVGYLVRLRDPVQGHFESVRQQLQLQDELAQRRARLVELGVEQRALEHARTLLQATRWRLAAGEGMSELLDQLALSGQEHGLVFERVEVQEAKQAPAYRVQPLEIAVSGQYPALRLWLEQSLRQLRLLNVDRLRLALKDGGIGQIAAQLRLHAYHPGEELPVPASLADEPAQAVLSKTAFDPFRAWLPPSEDSGLAHVPLARLEMVGSLSQAGRRQALLRFAGRLYRVAEGDRLGLEGSVVVAIEVDRVEVQERIYIDGRWQARPRYLVLGTHEQGEVRDGTEAMVERRAIDVGASGDAGRDVSG; via the coding sequence GTGACCCGCCTGTGGCTCCTTGACTGGCAGGCGCTGGCAGGTCGGTCGGGAGTGGTGAGGTCCGTGGTGTGCCTGTCGCTCGCGCTCATGGTTGCTTGTGTGGGCTACCTGGTACGTCTGCGTGATCCGGTTCAGGGGCATTTCGAGTCTGTCCGGCAACAGCTCCAGCTACAGGATGAACTGGCGCAGCGCAGGGCGCGCCTCGTCGAACTGGGTGTGGAGCAGCGGGCGCTTGAACATGCCCGGACGCTTTTGCAGGCGACACGATGGCGGCTGGCCGCGGGAGAGGGCATGAGCGAGCTACTCGATCAGTTGGCGCTATCGGGGCAGGAACATGGCCTGGTATTCGAGCGAGTCGAGGTGCAGGAGGCAAAGCAGGCGCCAGCGTATCGAGTGCAACCGCTGGAAATCGCGGTGTCGGGACAGTATCCGGCGCTGCGCCTGTGGCTGGAGCAATCGCTGCGGCAGTTGCGTCTGTTGAATGTGGACCGGCTCAGGCTGGCCCTGAAGGATGGGGGCATCGGGCAAATCGCCGCCCAGTTGCGATTGCATGCCTACCACCCTGGGGAAGAGCTGCCGGTCCCGGCGTCATTGGCGGACGAGCCGGCCCAGGCGGTCTTGTCGAAGACGGCATTCGACCCTTTCCGGGCTTGGTTGCCCCCGAGTGAGGACAGTGGGCTGGCGCATGTTCCATTGGCACGGTTGGAGATGGTCGGCAGCCTCTCCCAGGCGGGGCGGCGACAGGCATTGCTGCGCTTCGCAGGTCGCCTGTACCGGGTCGCGGAAGGCGATCGACTGGGGCTCGAAGGAAGTGTCGTGGTGGCCATTGAGGTTGACCGGGTGGAGGTCCAGGAGCGGATCTACATCGATGGGCGCTGGCAAGCACGTCCCAGGTATCTGGTTCTTGGGACGCATGAACAAGGAGAGGTCAGGGATGGGACCGAGGCAATGGTTGAGCGGCGTGCTATTGATGTTGGGGCTTCAGGCGACGCAGGCCGAGACGTTTCAGGGTGA
- a CDS encoding PilN domain-containing protein — protein MRVRLNLMPWREHRRARAVRQFQIRLVVTLVVALGAVTWLDQMARSRLARQALIVVSHQAELERLDISLRQVDQLRGRREALQAEHAALSALGTGRSQMPDLFLALEQALPEGARLTEVDVEAGRLRLGGLAASATVVAQFMRDLEHVGVVRDLELVQLRRHDEGDAFLLAARLLAGES, from the coding sequence ATGAGGGTGAGACTGAACTTGATGCCCTGGCGCGAGCACCGCAGGGCCAGGGCTGTGCGGCAATTTCAGATCAGGCTCGTAGTCACCCTGGTGGTGGCCCTGGGCGCGGTCACATGGCTCGATCAGATGGCGCGGTCGCGCCTGGCCCGACAAGCACTGATAGTCGTCTCGCATCAGGCGGAGCTCGAGCGGCTCGATATCTCGCTGAGGCAGGTCGATCAACTGCGCGGCAGGCGGGAGGCGTTACAGGCCGAGCATGCCGCGTTGTCTGCACTCGGCACAGGGCGGTCGCAGATGCCTGATTTGTTCCTCGCCCTTGAGCAGGCCCTGCCAGAAGGTGCTCGCTTGACGGAGGTGGATGTCGAGGCGGGACGCTTGCGCCTGGGCGGTCTGGCTGCCTCTGCGACGGTGGTCGCCCAGTTCATGCGCGACCTGGAGCACGTTGGCGTGGTGCGGGACCTCGAGCTCGTTCAGCTCAGGCGTCATGACGAGGGTGACGCGTTCCTGCTGGCGGCGCGATTGCTGGCGGGCGAGTCGTGA